The genomic region GAACACAGGATTCAGCTCGATGATTTAGTGACAAGCCAGGCTCATCAAGCGATCAGCCATCTGGCTCCTCTCTTCACAGAACGACCTCAGGGCAGCACGTCCAAGGACTTTATCGATCTGGTTGAGATATACGAAGCGGCCATCGAGCCACTAGCACGCCTTTGTGCAGTGTTAGGGCGATGGGGTGCAGGTGTTGAGCATCTGATCGTTTTGGATGCGATCAAGGGCCTGCACGCTGCGTCTCAAGTCGAGCAGTCAGGCTGGGCAGCTGGACTTGCATTGAAGAGTTACCCGATAGCACTTGTTACCTATGCGTATGGCATGGGACTTGTGCGGGCCAATCGCCTGAGCGAGCTAAACGAGCTGTTTAACACGACCCTTATCAATCGGCGCGAAATGCCTTTCCCTGTGGGAGTTGATCTATCACCGTTCTACGTTGAGGGAGCCAATGGCCTGCTTGAATTATGGAGGAGCTTCGAAGACCAAAGTAGAGCTCTTACCCCCTTGTGCAACCGACTCCATGACCGTCTTGCGTCTCGGTGGGCGCCTGACTTCGCAGGTCTGCAGGATCACGGGCTGCTTTACGAACGTTTTGAGTTTTTCAGTTTCCTGTTCTTCTGCGAGCAACGCGGAGTCAGTGAAGAGTCGCTCGCGGATGCCGTGAAAAACCACGATTTCAAAAGAATCGCATTGGGCCGGCTTTCCTGGCATTCAGAGACCATCAACCGCTTCGCTCACGAATATGCGACCAGCGAGTACAGGGCCCCGCTGCTGGCAGCAGGGTTCGCACTTGGGTCGCAAAGCTACCTGGAGCAAATTCTTGAAGGACTGAAGCGGCTGTCCAGGTACTGACGCCTCACGCATTCCAATTAATGCAAATACGATTCAAATGGGGTACATGCGTTTGCTGCTGAAACTCTAAGACAAGTTTTGATTCTGGCAGCAGGCATCGAGGGAGGTGATTTATGCGTTCTTCATCAACGAAGGAGGTAGCTTGCTGACTGCCTGTAGGCTGCGTTGGGGGCTCAGTCCACAACGCCCCCCCTGCGACAGCCTTTTTTCGAATGGAGCAAAGGATGACGCCGTACGACACAGTCCTTCAGATTAAAATCCCAAACCATGTGTTCGCAAGCAAAATGGCATAATATGCCAATGATCAGAAGAAACTGTTTACCGAAAGCTGGAGCTCATTATGGCAACGAGAAACGTTGTACTTACCCCTCACCAAGAACAGGTTATCCAGGATCTGGTGCAGTCCGGCCGTTATCAGAATGCCAGCGAAGTGATGCGAGAAGGTTTACGTTTATTGGAGCAGCGTGTCGCCGAAGACACCGCCAAAATTGAAGCCCTGCGTCAGGCGACCTCGATTGGCATCATGGATCTTGAACACGGGCGCTTTACTCAGGTGAACGAAGAGGATATGGAGCACTACCTCGAGGGCTTGAGCCTGGAGGCAACCCTCCCCGCGAGAGAGAAACACTGAGCATGCCGCAGTATCAGATTTCCAACGCGGCGCGCGCCGACATTGTCGACATCCTCAGGCTCTCCCAGACGCAGTTCGGCGATCAAGCACGCCAGCGCTACCAGGCGCTGATCCTCGCGGCGCTGCAAGCGCTTGCCGACACGCCTTATCGCATTGGCAGCCACGACCGCGATGAACTTGCACCGGGCCTTCGCAGCTATCACCTCATCTATTCACGCCAGCAGGCCAAACAAACCCATGGAACGGTCAAAAGCCCACGCCATATAGTGTTCTATCGTGTGACAAACGACGACGTGATCGAGGTCGTCAGACTCCTTCATGACGCCATGGAAGTGCAGTTGCACTTGCCTAACGACTGATTAGCGACCTGGCCCAACGGCTTAACTGGCCAGGAATAGCGAAGTCCGTCGGAGATCGCCATTTGCGATCACTCGCACACTCGGTATGAATGGGGGGCAAAAGTGGGGGCAAACGAAAGTGTTATCGACCTGAAAACATCGTCCCAGAGCCTAGTCAAAATGTTCTTCGGGGACCCCGATAGCCTGTAATGGAGCCCCAGTGAATCCCATAAAACTGTTTTATAACAATAGGTTATTGGCAATTTAAGTTCATTGTCGCCTGTCTAAATCCAATGGATTCCACGACTCATGGGGACATAGTTGGGGGGCAAATTTCGGTTCCTTGAAAAGGATGCCCCCACCGATGCCCCCGGAGGGCGACGAGTTCTCCGGGCGGATGCTGGGAGCCATCAACTCAATGTTGGTGGATATGATGGCCGCCATCGCGCAAGGACGAGCAACCCCGCGAACGTCAGGCTCAGGCAGTCGTCAGGCGCGCAATGTGACAACAAATGGTCGATAGACGACGACGAGCTGCGTCCTTGATTGCAGCATAGATCGATAGGCAGTTATCGGCCACGAGCCCTCGTGATGACTGTTGGGCCACGCCGTGGGGGCGCGCCGATGTCGTCTACTACCTTGCAGCATTGAAGCAATCTACAATATTTAGATGCGTCATCTTACCGGCCAGCGGCCCGTCCTATCTGCACGTGCGCTGCAATCGGTATTCGCTCGGCGATACGCCAACAGTTTTTCTGAAAGATCGAGCAAGATTAGCTGCAGAGGTAAAGCCTGATTGCATCGCAATTTCGCTAATGCTTACATCTTTATCAATAAGCAAAGATTGCGCGCGCTTAATGCGCAGGTCTGATATATATCTGATAGGAGATGCGCCAGTCGCAACTTTGAATGACCTCGAAAAATGAAAAACACTAAGGCAGGCTGCGTTAGCCAGATCGTCGAGCGAAATATCTCTGTCCAGGTTGTGTTGTATATACTCTAGTACACGTTTGAGCCGTGCTCGGTCTAAGCCTCTCCCCGAATT from Pseudomonas synxantha harbors:
- a CDS encoding type II toxin-antitoxin system ParD family antitoxin, coding for MATRNVVLTPHQEQVIQDLVQSGRYQNASEVMREGLRLLEQRVAEDTAKIEALRQATSIGIMDLEHGRFTQVNEEDMEHYLEGLSLEATLPAREKH
- a CDS encoding type II toxin-antitoxin system RelE/ParE family toxin, with the protein product MPQYQISNAARADIVDILRLSQTQFGDQARQRYQALILAALQALADTPYRIGSHDRDELAPGLRSYHLIYSRQQAKQTHGTVKSPRHIVFYRVTNDDVIEVVRLLHDAMEVQLHLPND